The Desulfobacterales bacterium genomic sequence GAAGATATTGATACTTGGCGCAGGGGCCGTAGGTCTGTCAGTAGCCGCAAAATTATCGAAATGTGTTGAGGTTTTTGCAGTATGCCGTGATAGATGCAGCACTTCTATAGATAATGAAGGTTTTTTTCTGACAGGGATCTGGGGTGAGGAAAACATCCAGTTTCCCTGCGGGAGTGTTCCGCCGAAAGAAACCTGGGATTATATTATCATATCCACCAAAGCTGCAGCCACAAGGGAGATATGCGAGCAGTACAATCATCTGTTCGGCGAAGCAGAGGTCGTAAGCCTTCAAAACGGCATTGGAAACGAGGAGATCATCGCTGAATACACCGATCATGTGCTTGGCGGAATGATCATAACCGGATTTGAGTGGAAAGCCGATAATGCAGTATTTGTATCAGTCGACGGAGGAGAGACAGTATTTGGAAGGTTCCCGGGCGGAACTGACGTAAAAGCAGACAATCTTGCAGATATTTTCACGAAATCAGGTATGCGGGCAAGGTCCACCGATAACATCAGAGGAGTTATCTGGTCAAAAGCGTTATACAGCTGTTCGCTCAACCCGCTCGGCGCGGTCATGGAATGCCCCTACGGTGAACTGCTCAAAAAACCTGCATGGAACATCATCACCAGTATTGTTCAGGAGGCATTCGAGGTTTCA encodes the following:
- a CDS encoding ketopantoate reductase family protein, translating into MKILILGAGAVGLSVAAKLSKCVEVFAVCRDRCSTSIDNEGFFLTGIWGEENIQFPCGSVPPKETWDYIIISTKAAATREICEQYNHLFGEAEVVSLQNGIGNEEIIAEYTDHVLGGMIITGFEWKADNAVFVSVDGGETVFGRFPGGTDVKADNLADIFTKSGMRARSTDNIRGVIWSKALYSCSLNPLGAVMECPYGELLKKPAWNIITSIVQEAFEVSRAEKVVLAQKTADDYLEFLRTNKIPSTAAHFCSMYQDIAASRKTEVDHINGAIVTLGRKHGIPTPVNETIVNLTHFKEELSCR